In Streptomyces seoulensis, the following are encoded in one genomic region:
- a CDS encoding acyl-CoA dehydrogenase family protein produces the protein MDHRLSPELEELRRTVEEFAHDVVAPKIGDFYERHEFPYEIVREMGRMGLFGLPFPEEYGGMGGDYLALGIALEELARVDSSVAITLEAGVSLGAMPIHLFGTEEQKAEWLPRLCSGEILGAFGLTEPDGGSDAGATRTTARLDPDTDEWVINGSKCFITNSGTDITGLVTVTAVTGRKPDGRPLISAIIVPSGTPGFTVAAPYSKVGWNASDTRELSFQDVRVPAANLLGEEGRGYAQFLRILDEGRIAIAALGTGLAQGCVDESLRYAKERHAFGRAIGTNQAIQFKLADMEMKAHTARLAWRDAAARLVAGEPFKKEAAIAKLYSSTIAVDNARDATQVHGGYGFMNEYPVARMWRDSKILEIGEGTSEVQRMLIARELGLTG, from the coding sequence ATGGACCACCGCCTCAGCCCCGAGCTGGAGGAACTCCGCCGCACGGTGGAGGAGTTCGCGCACGACGTCGTGGCGCCGAAGATCGGCGACTTCTACGAGCGGCACGAGTTCCCGTACGAGATCGTCCGCGAGATGGGCCGGATGGGCCTGTTCGGGCTGCCGTTCCCCGAGGAGTACGGCGGGATGGGCGGCGACTATCTGGCGCTGGGCATCGCGCTGGAGGAGCTGGCCCGGGTGGACTCCTCGGTGGCCATCACCCTGGAGGCCGGCGTATCGCTGGGCGCCATGCCGATCCATCTGTTCGGCACCGAGGAGCAGAAGGCCGAGTGGCTGCCCCGGCTGTGCTCGGGCGAGATCCTGGGCGCCTTCGGGCTGACCGAGCCGGACGGAGGCTCGGACGCGGGCGCGACCCGTACGACGGCCCGGCTGGACCCGGACACCGACGAATGGGTCATCAACGGCAGCAAGTGCTTCATCACCAACTCCGGCACCGACATCACCGGCCTGGTGACGGTCACCGCGGTCACCGGCCGCAAGCCGGACGGCAGGCCGCTGATCTCCGCGATCATCGTCCCCTCGGGCACACCGGGCTTCACGGTCGCGGCGCCCTACTCCAAGGTCGGCTGGAACGCCTCCGACACCCGTGAGCTGTCCTTCCAGGACGTGCGGGTCCCGGCCGCCAACCTGCTCGGCGAAGAGGGCCGTGGCTACGCGCAGTTCCTGCGCATCCTGGACGAGGGCCGCATCGCCATCGCCGCGCTGGGCACCGGGCTCGCGCAGGGCTGCGTGGACGAGTCGCTGCGGTACGCCAAGGAGCGGCACGCCTTCGGCCGGGCCATCGGCACCAACCAGGCCATCCAGTTCAAGCTGGCCGACATGGAGATGAAGGCCCACACCGCCCGTCTCGCCTGGCGTGACGCGGCGGCCCGGCTGGTGGCCGGCGAGCCTTTCAAGAAGGAGGCGGCCATCGCCAAGCTGTACTCCTCCACCATCGCCGTCGACAACGCCCGGGACGCCACCCAGGTCCACGGCGGCTACGGCTTCATGAACGAGTACCCGGTGGCCCGCATGTGGCGTGACTCCAAGATCCTGGAAATCGGCGAGGGCACCAGCGAGGTCCAACGCATGCTGATCGCCCGTGAGTTGGGCCTTACCGGCTGA
- a CDS encoding ABC transporter substrate-binding protein has product MPHTRATHLTRRGILAAGGALGLGAVLAACGDDKGKSGGSEGGAKPGKSGAWSFKDDRGQTVKLDSVPTKIVAFTGVAAALFDYGIEVKGVFGPTKTKDGKADVQAGDMDVSKLTVFGNVFNQFNVEEYAAFAPQVLITTTFDPRGALWYVPLESAAKIAELAPSVAVSVYDRPLTAPLQRMWELAESLGADTKSARITDAKKRFEAATARLRKAAKSRPEIKVMAGSAAQDAFYVSGTNLSADLEYFKSLGVNFVEPSEAAKKPTGGWFETLSWENVDKHPADVIIMDDRSSAIQPADITKATWKKLPAVKAGQVIPRSAEPILSYDKCAPLLENLAKAIETAKKVG; this is encoded by the coding sequence ATGCCCCACACCCGTGCCACCCACCTCACTCGCCGCGGCATCCTCGCCGCGGGCGGCGCCCTCGGTCTCGGCGCCGTGCTCGCCGCCTGTGGCGACGACAAGGGGAAGAGCGGTGGCTCCGAGGGCGGGGCCAAGCCCGGCAAGTCCGGCGCGTGGAGCTTCAAGGACGACCGCGGGCAGACCGTGAAGCTGGACTCGGTCCCCACGAAGATCGTCGCCTTCACCGGTGTCGCCGCCGCGCTGTTCGACTACGGCATCGAGGTCAAGGGCGTGTTCGGCCCGACCAAGACCAAGGACGGCAAGGCCGATGTGCAGGCCGGCGACATGGACGTCAGCAAGCTGACCGTCTTCGGCAATGTCTTCAACCAGTTCAACGTCGAGGAGTACGCGGCCTTCGCCCCGCAGGTCCTCATCACCACCACCTTCGACCCCAGGGGCGCCCTCTGGTACGTGCCCCTGGAGTCCGCCGCGAAGATAGCCGAGCTGGCGCCCAGCGTCGCCGTCTCGGTCTACGACCGCCCGCTCACCGCCCCGCTCCAGCGGATGTGGGAGCTGGCCGAGTCCCTCGGCGCCGACACCAAGTCCGCCAGGATCACCGACGCCAAGAAGCGCTTCGAGGCGGCCACGGCCCGACTGCGCAAGGCGGCCAAGTCCCGCCCCGAGATCAAGGTGATGGCCGGCTCCGCCGCGCAGGACGCGTTCTACGTCTCCGGCACCAACCTCTCCGCGGACCTGGAGTACTTCAAGTCCCTCGGCGTGAACTTCGTCGAGCCCTCGGAGGCGGCCAAGAAGCCCACCGGCGGCTGGTTCGAGACGCTGAGCTGGGAGAACGTCGACAAGCACCCGGCCGACGTCATCATCATGGACGACCGTTCCTCGGCCATCCAGCCCGCCGACATCACCAAGGCCACCTGGAAGAAGCTGCCCGCCGTCAAGGCCGGCCAGGTCATCCCCCGCTCCGCCGAGCCGATCCTGTCCTACGACAAGTGCGCCCCGCTGCTGGAGAACCTCGCCAAGGCCATCGAGACGGCCAAGAAGGTCGGCTGA
- a CDS encoding siderophore-interacting protein: MTTAVAAPFRFFALQVARTRRLGPSLLRVTFNGPELAGFHSLGRDQSLSLFLPHPGQSEPAVPLELGDDWWHGWRELPDDVRAVMRSYTLRALRRDPDEIDVDFALHGTEPGAPVPAGPASRWAAGAVAGDRVLLLGPALADNRAIRFRAPEDTDLIVMWGDETAVPAATAVLESLPASARVHAWLEVPHAGDIQDVRTEADARVTWLVRRQGAPSAVEALRAAPLPAHTSPYVWLAGEASQVRELRRHVVGERGTDRRRVTFVGYWRRGMTEEQLRASAA, translated from the coding sequence ATGACGACGGCCGTAGCCGCCCCGTTCCGTTTCTTCGCCCTCCAGGTGGCCCGGACGAGGCGGCTCGGTCCGTCTCTGCTGCGGGTCACCTTCAACGGGCCCGAGCTGGCCGGGTTCCACTCGCTCGGCCGCGACCAGTCCCTCTCGCTGTTCCTGCCGCACCCCGGCCAGAGCGAGCCCGCCGTCCCGCTGGAGCTGGGCGACGACTGGTGGCACGGCTGGCGTGAACTCCCGGACGACGTACGGGCGGTGATGCGCTCGTACACCCTGCGCGCGCTGCGCCGGGACCCGGACGAGATCGACGTCGACTTCGCCCTGCACGGCACCGAGCCCGGCGCCCCGGTCCCGGCCGGCCCCGCCTCCCGCTGGGCCGCCGGTGCGGTCGCGGGCGACCGGGTGCTGCTGCTCGGCCCGGCGCTCGCCGACAACCGGGCGATCCGGTTCCGGGCCCCGGAGGACACCGATCTGATCGTCATGTGGGGCGACGAGACCGCCGTACCGGCCGCGACCGCCGTACTGGAGTCGCTGCCGGCGTCCGCCCGGGTGCACGCCTGGCTGGAGGTGCCGCACGCCGGGGACATCCAGGACGTGCGCACCGAGGCGGACGCCCGCGTCACCTGGCTGGTCCGGCGCCAGGGCGCCCCCTCGGCCGTTGAGGCCCTGCGCGCGGCCCCACTCCCGGCGCACACCAGCCCGTACGTCTGGCTGGCCGGTGAGGCGAGCCAGGTGCGGGAGCTGCGCCGGCACGTCGTCGGAGAGCGCGGCACCGACCGGCGGCGGGTGACGTTCGTCGGTTACT